The Triticum aestivum cultivar Chinese Spring chromosome 3A, IWGSC CS RefSeq v2.1, whole genome shotgun sequence genome includes a region encoding these proteins:
- the LOC123058395 gene encoding MYB-like transcription factor EOBI, producing the protein MARMMCGRAGEPAVRKGPWTLEEDLILVGYISHHGEGSWDNLARSAGLNRNGKSCRLRWLNYLRPGLRRGSISPEEDMVIRELHSRLGNKWAEIAKHLPGRTDNEVKNYWRTKVHKKAPGHQKQLPATSEATSSVSASTSHASSTVGDEYTQTSFPYPDLSWVAADHHETVDVGASATRFFPSEFGGNFWNVQDNFWETLPLSDPVYEAL; encoded by the exons ATGGCCAGGATGATGTGCGGCCGCGCCGGCGAGCCGGCGGTGCGCAAGGGTCCGTGGACGCTGGAGGAGGACCTCATCCTCGTCGGATACATCTCCCACCACGGGGAAGGCTCCTGGGACAACCTCGCACGCTCTGCTG GTCTGAACCGGAACGGGAAGAGCTGCAGGCTGCGGTGGCTCAACTACCTCAGGCCGGGGCTGCGGCGCGGCAGCATCTCGCCGGAGGAGGACATGGTCATCCGGGAGCTCCACTCGAGGCTGGGGAACAAGTGGGCCGAGATCGCCAAGCACCTCCCCGGTCGGACCGACAACGAGGTCAAGAACTACTGGAGGACCAAGGTACACAAGAAGGCGCCCGGGCACCAGAAGCAGCTTCCAGCCACGAGCGAGGCGACATCGTCCGTGTCGGCGTCGACGAGCCACGCCAGCTCCACCGTCGGCGACGAGTACACGCAGACGAGCTTCCCTTACCCCGACCTGAGCTGGGTCGCCGCCGACCACCACGAAACGGTTGATGTGGGCGCGTCGGCGACGCGCTTCTTCCCGTCTGAGTTCGGCGGTAACTTTTGGAACGTCCAAGACAATTTTTGGGAGACTCTCCCGCTTTCAGACCCAGTGTACGAAGCACTCTAG